Proteins from a genomic interval of Mesobacillus sp. S13:
- a CDS encoding PaaI family thioesterase, with amino-acid sequence MKKKIDENQIHEKHYEQIYHLVKNDPYAQSLGIELTKFEAGLAEAQIEVQDHMLNAHGTVHGAVLYALADHVFSVACNAYGKTSVGLSTNIQFIEAANSGDRIVARAIEVRRNFRTGFYRIEIFHEQSLIATMEAVSYRKDHYFIELNE; translated from the coding sequence TTGAAGAAGAAAATAGATGAGAATCAAATTCATGAAAAACACTACGAACAAATTTATCATTTAGTCAAAAATGACCCATATGCACAATCATTAGGGATTGAGCTAACGAAATTTGAGGCTGGTTTAGCAGAAGCCCAGATCGAAGTCCAGGACCATATGTTGAACGCACATGGAACTGTTCATGGAGCAGTTTTGTACGCTTTGGCGGACCATGTATTTTCGGTAGCTTGTAATGCATATGGAAAAACCTCTGTCGGGCTATCGACAAACATCCAGTTTATTGAAGCAGCTAATTCAGGAGACAGAATAGTCGCGCGTGCAATTGAAGTTAGACGGAACTTTCGTACGGGATTTTATCGAATTGAGATCTTTCATGAGCAAAGCCTGATCGCCACGATGGAGGCTGTTTCTTACCGCAAGGACCATTATTTTATCGAACTCAATGAATAA
- a CDS encoding DUF4871 domain-containing protein, whose protein sequence is MKLSMFLVVLVFFFTMAACDDHSIDKSEPEQEKVVSAADDWEESPMFKVDNYQMIGEEGRLGFIYDNTEVTKFYPDKTKKYMWHFWGNGEEFKGELKVIAVHKGSGEQITILEGRPLAGPNNGADQHVPSNMSLPKEGLWKLEAYIGEKLFGTIFVKVYEG, encoded by the coding sequence TTGAAGTTATCCATGTTCCTGGTTGTTTTAGTTTTCTTTTTTACAATGGCTGCTTGTGATGATCACTCGATCGATAAATCAGAGCCAGAACAAGAAAAGGTGGTCAGTGCGGCTGATGATTGGGAAGAAAGTCCAATGTTTAAGGTCGATAATTATCAGATGATTGGCGAGGAAGGACGTTTAGGGTTTATTTATGATAACACGGAAGTGACGAAATTTTATCCTGATAAAACAAAAAAATATATGTGGCACTTTTGGGGAAATGGGGAAGAGTTTAAGGGTGAATTAAAGGTGATCGCTGTCCATAAAGGAAGCGGGGAACAGATTACGATATTGGAAGGTCGCCCTTTGGCAGGTCCGAATAACGGAGCAGATCAGCACGTTCCTTCTAATATGTCTCTTCCTAAAGAAGGTTTGTGGAAGTTGGAGGCGTATATCGGAGAAAAGTTATTTGGGACGATATTCGTTAAAGTTTATGAAGGGTAA
- a CDS encoding L,D-transpeptidase family protein, translating to MKKLIVAMMLLVSLLFFEAPAEAAGGDMIIINKSNNQLAYYKNAKLVKTFKVGTGRKASYTPEGTFKVVNKIKNRPYYSGKIPGGDPRNPLGDRWLGLNARGTWGTTYAIHGNNNPKSIGGYVSAGCIRMFDNEVEWLYDQVKVNTPVVITSSKKSFNAIASANGYKVTGQASVPVTAVPTSSSVLKKGMRGAEVKQLQQALTNKGYSTKGIDGVFGPATEAAVKKFQKAKNLKVDGIAGPATKKALGMK from the coding sequence ATGAAAAAACTGATAGTTGCTATGATGCTACTTGTATCGCTTCTATTTTTCGAGGCACCGGCAGAAGCTGCTGGCGGGGACATGATTATCATCAATAAATCCAACAATCAACTAGCTTATTATAAAAATGCTAAGCTGGTAAAAACCTTCAAGGTGGGAACCGGGAGGAAAGCTTCCTATACACCAGAAGGCACGTTCAAAGTGGTGAACAAAATCAAGAATCGTCCATATTACAGCGGTAAGATACCTGGGGGAGATCCAAGGAATCCGCTTGGCGACAGATGGCTTGGTCTAAACGCGAGGGGAACATGGGGAACAACGTATGCGATTCACGGAAACAATAACCCTAAATCCATCGGCGGTTATGTAAGTGCCGGCTGCATCAGGATGTTCGATAACGAAGTGGAATGGCTTTATGATCAAGTTAAGGTCAACACACCAGTTGTCATCACATCATCCAAGAAATCCTTCAACGCAATCGCATCTGCTAACGGATATAAAGTTACCGGCCAGGCATCGGTTCCAGTGACAGCTGTACCAACAAGCAGCTCTGTCCTTAAAAAAGGCATGCGAGGAGCTGAAGTTAAACAACTGCAGCAGGCGCTTACCAATAAAGGATACAGCACAAAAGGAATTGACGGGGTATTCGGCCCTGCTACAGAAGCAGCCGTTAAGAAATTCCAAAAAGCGAAGAATCTAAAAGTGGACGGTATCGCCGGCCCAGCCACTAAAAAAGCTCTTGGGATGAAATAG
- a CDS encoding translocation protein TolB: protein MRMRILLYAMLFFLLPVEAVADAPLTAAFVRDHQLWIKTGDQEIQVTKGRFVQSPKWSYDGRFIAYIDGDEQGEKSNLFIYDTHEKESFQPYQIETSDYKWSPIKNQLAYNSHGVLNVTKMKDGRPKGFENVALGVSGFEWFPNGREFIVSSQSSLRPTGWGPVPLYKIPVTANLDKNKMESFYTIKTREPDLFGIDADFFKWSHDGKWVAFILIPTASWSMDSNTLCVVNNEGKQFQAVGNMLGFKDWMKWAPSENQLAYISGEGRFLVENKKTTIADMPAAIQQKQYTPEGYVDLDLDWYSPDKVIVARSKENKEWDEGPVPTMFTALYAIDLKTDEQTQISHPKKNEFDREPQVVETTITWLRQIGNKTDVWMKKGLDGQEYRWIKGIEEGPVLLDP from the coding sequence ATGAGAATGAGGATCTTATTGTATGCAATGTTATTTTTTCTTTTACCAGTAGAGGCAGTTGCTGATGCACCGCTTACTGCTGCCTTTGTCCGTGATCACCAATTGTGGATCAAAACTGGCGATCAGGAGATACAGGTGACCAAAGGCCGATTTGTGCAATCGCCGAAATGGTCGTATGATGGCCGGTTCATTGCCTATATTGACGGTGATGAACAGGGTGAAAAGTCGAATCTGTTCATTTATGATACCCATGAAAAAGAGAGCTTTCAGCCTTATCAAATTGAAACCTCTGATTATAAATGGTCACCGATTAAAAATCAATTAGCATATAATTCACATGGTGTGCTGAATGTGACGAAAATGAAGGATGGCAGGCCTAAGGGTTTCGAAAATGTGGCGCTGGGTGTCAGTGGATTTGAATGGTTCCCAAATGGAAGGGAATTCATTGTCTCCTCTCAATCAAGTTTGCGGCCAACCGGATGGGGACCTGTTCCACTTTATAAAATACCTGTCACCGCGAATCTTGATAAAAATAAGATGGAATCCTTCTATACAATTAAAACACGTGAACCCGACTTGTTCGGGATCGATGCTGATTTTTTCAAATGGAGTCATGACGGCAAATGGGTTGCTTTCATCTTGATTCCAACGGCTTCCTGGTCTATGGATAGCAATACATTATGTGTTGTGAACAACGAGGGAAAACAATTTCAGGCGGTAGGGAATATGCTGGGCTTTAAAGACTGGATGAAGTGGGCGCCATCAGAAAATCAACTTGCCTATATTTCAGGGGAAGGAAGGTTTTTGGTGGAAAACAAGAAAACCACCATCGCAGATATGCCTGCAGCAATCCAGCAAAAGCAATACACACCTGAAGGGTATGTCGATCTTGATTTGGATTGGTATTCTCCTGATAAAGTGATTGTAGCTCGTTCGAAAGAAAACAAGGAGTGGGATGAGGGACCGGTTCCAACAATGTTCACTGCATTGTATGCCATCGATTTAAAAACAGATGAACAGACACAGATTTCCCATCCGAAAAAGAACGAATTCGATCGTGAGCCACAAGTTGTCGAAACGACTATTACATGGCTGCGTCAGATTGGCAATAAGACTGATGTATGGATGAAAAAGGGCTTGGATGGTCAGGAATATAGATGGATTAAGGGCATTGAGGAAGGTCCGGTCTTGCTTGATCCGTGA
- a CDS encoding DUF421 domain-containing protein, whose amino-acid sequence MNHYLSIAVELTSGFVFLFIMTKMQGKTQFSQITPFDFISAIILGELVGNAIYDHEVKIGEIAFAVTLWGVLVYVTETVTQKFMSSRKLLEGEPNIVVRKGKIKFEALKKAKLDINQLQSLVRQQGYFSLREVEYAIIETNGMVSVLPKADYDTPKNSDLKIKADDPNLPVNMILDGEVVSKNLKEAGLDEQWLKNELEKQKIHHIEDVLFAEWMENEPLFVLKYEKKAN is encoded by the coding sequence TTGAATCATTACTTATCAATTGCAGTAGAGTTAACAAGTGGATTTGTCTTTTTATTTATCATGACAAAAATGCAAGGGAAGACACAGTTCTCTCAGATTACTCCCTTTGATTTCATTTCAGCTATCATCCTAGGCGAACTCGTAGGTAATGCGATTTATGATCACGAAGTGAAGATTGGCGAAATTGCGTTTGCCGTTACCTTATGGGGAGTTCTTGTTTATGTGACAGAGACAGTTACACAAAAATTCATGTCATCCAGGAAGCTGCTGGAGGGCGAGCCGAACATTGTGGTGCGCAAAGGGAAGATTAAATTCGAGGCACTGAAAAAAGCGAAGTTGGATATCAACCAGTTGCAAAGTCTCGTCAGACAACAAGGTTATTTTTCCCTCAGGGAAGTGGAATACGCAATCATAGAAACGAATGGAATGGTCAGTGTCCTGCCCAAAGCAGATTATGACACACCTAAAAATAGCGATCTGAAAATCAAAGCAGATGATCCCAACTTGCCAGTCAATATGATTCTCGATGGCGAAGTGGTGAGCAAAAACCTTAAAGAAGCTGGTCTCGATGAACAATGGCTGAAAAATGAATTAGAAAAGCAAAAAATCCATCACATTGAAGATGTGCTATTTGCCGAGTGGATGGAAAATGAACCACTTTTCGTGCTTAAATATGAAAAGAAGGCGAACTAA